One genomic segment of Pseudomonas sp. RU47 includes these proteins:
- a CDS encoding DUF5666 domain-containing protein — translation MFRQQLRHTATIVLITLLGATSVQAADAPGMRIGVRGEITGVNTDSLKVHVNSGENVVIQLTGDTKVRAVTLANIEDIKPGSYIGSAAMSQEDGTLKALEVHVFPPELAGSGDGHRPFDLAKGSSMTNGSVGDLVVSNGRVLTVNYKGGQQKILVPEDVPIVNLMPGDRSLLKVGVKIVTFVTQSADGTLTAQSISVGKDGVTPPM, via the coding sequence ATGTTTCGTCAGCAGCTTCGCCACACCGCAACGATTGTCTTGATCACCCTGCTGGGCGCGACGAGCGTGCAGGCAGCCGATGCTCCGGGGATGCGCATCGGTGTGCGCGGAGAGATCACCGGGGTCAATACCGACAGCCTGAAAGTCCACGTCAACAGCGGCGAGAACGTGGTGATCCAGTTGACCGGCGACACCAAAGTTCGCGCGGTCACCCTGGCCAATATCGAAGACATCAAACCCGGCAGTTACATCGGTTCGGCGGCCATGTCGCAAGAGGACGGCACGCTCAAGGCGCTGGAGGTGCATGTGTTTCCGCCGGAGCTGGCGGGCAGCGGTGACGGGCATCGACCGTTCGACCTGGCCAAGGGCAGCAGCATGACCAATGGCAGCGTCGGCGATCTGGTGGTGAGCAACGGGCGGGTGCTGACGGTGAACTACAAGGGCGGGCAGCAGAAGATTCTGGTGCCGGAGGATGTGCCGATCGTTAATTTGATGCCGGGGGATCGGAGCTTGCTGAAGGTTGGGGTGAAGATCGTTACCTTCGTCACGCAAAGTGCGGATGGCACGCTGACGGCGCAATCGATTTCTGTGGGGAAGGATGGGGTGACGCCACCGATGTAA
- a CDS encoding sulfate ABC transporter substrate-binding protein, giving the protein MKKLFGASLLAAGLALANIAQAAPTLLNVSYDVMRDFYKDYNTAFQKHWQAEHNENITVQMSFGGSSKQARSVIDGLPADVITMNMATDINALADNGKLVPENWVTRLPNNSAPFTSATVFIVRKGNPKALKDWPDLLKDGVQVIVPNPKTSGNGRYTYLSAWGYVLKNGGDENKAKDFVGKLFKQAPVLDTGGRAATTTFMTNQIGDVLVTFENEAEMIAREFGRDQFEVIYPSVSAEAEPPVSVVDKVVDKKGSRAAADEYLKYLWSPEGQEIAAANYLRPRDPAVLAKYTDRFPKVDFLSVEKTFGDWRTVQKTHFNDGGVFDQIYSGQ; this is encoded by the coding sequence GTGAAAAAACTCTTTGGCGCCTCACTTCTCGCCGCCGGCCTGGCCTTGGCCAACATCGCCCAGGCAGCCCCGACGCTGCTCAACGTTTCCTACGACGTGATGCGCGATTTCTACAAGGACTACAACACTGCGTTCCAGAAACACTGGCAAGCCGAGCACAACGAAAACATCACCGTACAGATGTCCTTCGGCGGTTCGAGCAAGCAAGCGCGTTCGGTGATCGATGGCCTGCCGGCTGACGTCATCACGATGAACATGGCCACCGACATCAACGCCCTCGCCGACAACGGCAAACTGGTCCCGGAGAATTGGGTCACGCGTCTGCCGAACAACAGCGCACCGTTCACTTCGGCCACCGTGTTTATCGTCCGCAAAGGCAACCCGAAAGCCCTGAAAGACTGGCCGGATCTGCTCAAGGATGGCGTGCAAGTGATCGTGCCAAACCCGAAAACCTCGGGCAATGGCCGCTACACCTACCTGTCGGCCTGGGGTTATGTGCTGAAGAACGGTGGCGACGAAAACAAGGCCAAGGACTTCGTCGGCAAACTGTTCAAGCAAGCGCCGGTGCTGGACACCGGTGGCCGTGCGGCGACCACCACGTTCATGACCAACCAGATCGGCGACGTGCTGGTGACCTTCGAAAACGAAGCGGAAATGATTGCCCGCGAGTTTGGTCGTGATCAGTTTGAAGTGATCTACCCGAGTGTTTCGGCTGAGGCTGAGCCGCCGGTGTCTGTGGTCGACAAAGTGGTCGACAAAAAAGGTTCGCGTGCGGCGGCGGATGAGTACCTGAAGTACCTGTGGTCGCCGGAAGGTCAGGAGATTGCCGCGGCAAACTACCTGCGTCCGCGTGACCCGGCGGTACTGGCGAAGTACACCGATCGCTTCCCGAAAGTTGATTTCCTTTCGGTGGAGAAGACCTTTGGTGACTGGCGTACGGTGCAGAAGACTCACTTCAATGATGGTGGGGTTTTCGATCAGATCTATAGCGGGCAGTAA
- a CDS encoding ion transporter — MDSSNSWRERLYVMIFQSDTRAGRRFDGILLLIILASLVIVMLDSIDSIHQNYANVLAYIEWGFTIIFLGEYILRLYCSPKPLRYAFSFYGLVDLLAIVPGILALYYSDAQYLLIIRIIRMLRIFRVLKLSPYLKQANYLMSALRGSKQKIVVFLVSVCTLVTVFGTLMYVIEGPEHGFTSIPKGIYWAIVTLTTVGFGDIVPKTPLGQVISSLVMITGYSIIAVPTGIFTAELANAMRGEQLQHDCPVCKKNSHEHGAAFCSRCGNALFKKLE, encoded by the coding sequence ATGGACAGCAGCAACAGTTGGCGCGAACGGCTTTACGTGATGATTTTCCAGAGCGACACCCGCGCCGGGCGTCGCTTCGACGGCATCCTGCTGTTGATCATCCTCGCCAGTCTGGTGATCGTGATGCTCGACAGCATCGACAGCATTCACCAGAACTACGCGAACGTGCTGGCCTACATCGAGTGGGGCTTCACGATCATCTTTCTCGGCGAGTACATCCTGCGCCTGTACTGTTCGCCCAAGCCGTTGCGCTACGCCTTCAGCTTTTACGGGCTGGTGGATTTGCTGGCGATCGTGCCCGGCATCCTCGCCCTGTATTACAGCGATGCGCAGTACCTGCTGATCATCCGGATCATCCGCATGCTGCGGATCTTCCGTGTGCTCAAACTCAGCCCGTACCTCAAGCAAGCCAATTACCTGATGTCAGCGCTGCGTGGCAGCAAGCAGAAGATCGTCGTGTTTCTGGTCAGCGTCTGCACCCTGGTGACGGTGTTCGGCACCTTGATGTACGTGATCGAGGGCCCGGAGCATGGTTTCACCAGCATTCCCAAAGGCATCTATTGGGCGATCGTCACGCTGACCACGGTGGGCTTCGGCGACATCGTGCCGAAGACCCCGCTGGGTCAGGTAATTTCGTCACTGGTGATGATCACCGGTTACTCGATCATCGCCGTGCCGACGGGGATTTTCACCGCCGAACTGGCCAACGCCATGCGCGGTGAACAGCTGCAACACGACTGCCCGGTGTGCAAGAAAAACAGCCATGAACACGGCGCGGCATTTTGCTCGCGATGTGGCAATGCGTTGTTCAAGAAATTGGAATAA
- a CDS encoding urea transporter, with amino-acid sequence MPANHFNTHCPDWAEALLNGFSQIFLQRHPLCGLLCLLAILLTAPVLFAGALLGAVAGLLTAQRRNYAKADRQAGLFSYNGILLGLLLSLYFPWSPLLPPLILAAGGLSAMVTQQWLKHVYSSRSIPAYTSPFVAMSWVLLLFAEPSAPIAHIETNTINLLAAELRGLGQVMFLGHPLAGALIAAGLLIADRRAFCWAMLASAIGLASSLLHHETSSALLGLGSYNAVLAALAFSTQRQQPWLPLLGIVLALLVTPLFAAVGLATLTAPFILACWLIRAGIQMLGKASVDNASCAHGENQPRLR; translated from the coding sequence ATGCCTGCCAATCATTTCAACACCCACTGCCCCGACTGGGCCGAGGCTTTGCTCAACGGTTTCAGTCAAATATTCCTCCAGCGCCATCCGCTGTGCGGCCTGCTGTGCCTGTTGGCGATCCTGCTGACCGCACCGGTGCTGTTCGCCGGTGCGCTGCTCGGTGCCGTCGCCGGATTGCTAACCGCACAACGGCGCAACTACGCCAAGGCTGATCGCCAGGCCGGGCTGTTCAGCTACAACGGCATTTTGCTTGGCCTGTTGCTGAGCCTGTATTTCCCGTGGTCGCCGCTGCTGCCACCGCTGATTCTCGCCGCTGGCGGCTTGAGCGCGATGGTCACGCAGCAATGGCTGAAACATGTATACAGCAGCCGCTCCATACCGGCCTACACCTCGCCGTTCGTGGCCATGAGCTGGGTATTGCTGCTGTTTGCCGAACCTTCGGCGCCGATAGCGCACATCGAGACGAATACGATCAATCTGCTCGCTGCCGAACTCCGTGGACTGGGCCAGGTGATGTTCCTCGGCCATCCGCTGGCCGGCGCGCTGATCGCTGCCGGATTGCTGATCGCTGATCGTCGCGCGTTTTGCTGGGCGATGCTGGCTTCTGCAATCGGCCTCGCCTCCAGCCTGCTGCATCACGAAACCAGCTCCGCTTTGCTCGGTCTCGGCAGCTACAACGCCGTGCTCGCCGCCCTCGCCTTCAGCACGCAACGCCAACAACCATGGCTGCCACTACTCGGCATCGTGCTGGCGCTGCTGGTCACTCCGCTATTTGCTGCCGTCGGCCTCGCCACTCTGACCGCGCCATTCATCCTCGCTTGCTGGCTGATCCGCGCCGGTATTCAGATGCTTGGCAAAGCCTCGGTCGACAACGCGTCTTGCGCTCACGGGGAGAATCAACCTAGGCTGCGCTGA
- the pyk gene encoding pyruvate kinase: protein MTPDKKVKILATLGPAVDGIEDIRELVEAGVNIFRLNFSHGDHADHAKRYQWIREVERQLNYPLGILMDLQGPKLRVGKFADGKVQLHRGQAFRLDLDATPGDERRVNLPHPEIIEALEAGMDLLLDDGKLRLRVVTKYDDAIDTTVLNGGELSDRKGVNVPQAVLDLSPLTAKDRRDLSFGLELGVDWVALSFVQRPQDIIEARALIGDKAFLMAKIEKPSAVEQLREIAELSDAIMVARGDLGVEVPAESVPQIQKNIITTCRELGKPVVVATQMLESMRFSPAPTRAEVTDVANAVAEGADAVMLSAETASGEYPLEAVQMMSKIIRQIENGPDYQTQLDVSRPKAEATVSDAISCAIRRISNVLPVAVLVNYSESGTSSLRAARERPKAPILNLTPNLQTARRLSVAWGIHSVVNDRLRQVDEVCSTALEIAQAQGMAERGDTLLITAGVPFGQPGSTNSLRIETLI, encoded by the coding sequence ATGACGCCTGATAAAAAGGTCAAAATCCTCGCCACCCTTGGACCTGCCGTCGACGGCATTGAAGACATCCGTGAGCTGGTCGAGGCCGGGGTAAATATCTTCCGCCTGAACTTCAGCCACGGCGATCACGCCGACCACGCCAAGCGCTATCAGTGGATCCGCGAAGTCGAGCGCCAGCTCAACTATCCGCTGGGCATTCTGATGGACTTGCAGGGGCCGAAACTGCGCGTCGGCAAGTTCGCCGACGGCAAGGTGCAACTGCATCGTGGACAGGCGTTCCGTCTGGATCTGGACGCGACGCCGGGCGATGAACGCCGGGTAAATCTGCCGCATCCGGAAATCATCGAAGCGCTGGAAGCGGGCATGGATCTGCTGCTCGACGACGGCAAACTGCGTCTGCGCGTGGTCACCAAGTACGACGATGCGATCGATACCACCGTGCTCAATGGCGGCGAACTGTCGGACCGCAAAGGCGTCAACGTGCCGCAAGCGGTGCTCGACCTCAGCCCGCTGACCGCCAAGGATCGCCGCGATCTGAGCTTCGGTCTGGAACTGGGCGTGGATTGGGTCGCGCTGTCGTTTGTGCAGCGCCCGCAGGACATCATCGAAGCCCGCGCACTGATCGGCGACAAAGCCTTTCTGATGGCGAAAATCGAGAAGCCGTCGGCCGTTGAGCAACTGCGTGAAATCGCTGAATTGAGCGACGCGATCATGGTGGCTCGCGGTGACCTCGGCGTCGAAGTGCCGGCCGAAAGCGTGCCGCAGATTCAGAAAAACATCATCACTACCTGCCGCGAACTGGGCAAACCGGTGGTGGTGGCAACGCAAATGCTTGAGTCGATGCGCTTCTCCCCTGCTCCGACCCGCGCTGAGGTGACGGACGTTGCCAACGCCGTGGCCGAAGGTGCCGATGCGGTGATGCTGTCGGCGGAAACCGCCTCCGGCGAGTACCCGCTGGAAGCCGTGCAGATGATGAGCAAGATCATTCGCCAGATTGAGAACGGTCCGGATTATCAGACCCAGCTCGACGTCAGTCGGCCGAAAGCCGAGGCAACCGTTTCCGATGCCATCAGTTGCGCGATCCGGCGCATCAGCAACGTGCTGCCGGTGGCGGTGCTGGTCAACTACAGCGAGTCGGGAACGTCGAGCTTGCGTGCGGCGCGGGAACGGCCGAAAGCGCCGATTCTCAACCTGACGCCGAACCTGCAAACCGCGCGGCGTTTGAGCGTGGCGTGGGGGATTCATTCGGTGGTCAACGATCGCCTGCGTCAGGTCGACGAAGTCTGCTCGACCGCGCTGGAAATCGCCCAGGCGCAGGGTATGGCCGAGCGCGGTGACACGCTGCTGATCACTGCCGGCGTGCCGTTCGGGCAGCCGGGTTCGACTAACTCGCTGCGGATCGAAACATTGATTTAA
- a CDS encoding glycerate kinase type-2 family protein codes for MSVDPQQLLRELFATAIDAAHPNQVLETHLPADRSGRVIVIGAGKAAAAMAQVVERCWEGEVSGLVVTRYGHGAPCEKIEVVEAAHPVPDAAGLAVAKRVLELVSNLTEDDRVIFLLSGGGSALLALPAEGITLADKQSINKALLKSGATIGEMNCVRKHLSAIKGGRLGKACWPATVYTYAISDVPGDLATVIASGPTVADPSTSAEALAIIKRYGIEIPASVRNWLQSPESETVKPGDPSLARSHFQLIARPQQSLDAAAVKCRQAGFSTLILGDLEGESREVAKVHAGIARQIIHHGQPLAAPCVILSGGETTVTVRGNGRGGRNAEFLLSLTDSLKGQPGVYALAGDTDGIDGSEDNAGAIMTPDSYARAAALGLSASDELDNNNGYGYFAALDALIVTEPTRTNVNDFRAILILESCKS; via the coding sequence ATGTCGGTCGATCCGCAACAACTGCTGCGCGAGCTGTTTGCCACAGCCATCGACGCGGCCCATCCGAACCAGGTCCTCGAAACCCATCTGCCTGCCGATCGCAGCGGCCGGGTGATCGTCATCGGTGCCGGCAAAGCCGCCGCCGCGATGGCGCAAGTGGTCGAGCGTTGCTGGGAAGGTGAAGTGTCTGGCCTGGTGGTGACCCGTTACGGTCACGGCGCCCCGTGCGAAAAAATCGAAGTGGTCGAAGCCGCGCATCCGGTGCCGGACGCTGCTGGTCTGGCCGTGGCCAAACGTGTGCTCGAACTGGTCAGCAACCTGACTGAAGACGACCGCGTGATCTTCCTGCTTTCTGGCGGCGGCTCTGCCCTGCTGGCGTTGCCGGCCGAAGGCATCACCCTCGCTGACAAGCAGTCGATCAACAAAGCCCTGCTGAAATCCGGCGCGACCATCGGCGAGATGAACTGCGTGCGCAAGCACCTCTCGGCGATCAAGGGTGGGCGTCTGGGCAAGGCTTGCTGGCCTGCCACTGTCTACACCTACGCGATTTCCGATGTACCGGGCGACCTCGCCACGGTCATCGCTTCCGGCCCGACCGTGGCGGACCCAAGCACTTCCGCTGAAGCGCTGGCGATCATCAAACGCTACGGCATCGAGATCCCCGCTTCCGTGCGCAACTGGCTGCAAAGCCCTGAGTCGGAAACCGTCAAACCCGGCGATCCATCCTTGGCGCGCAGCCACTTCCAGTTGATCGCGCGGCCGCAGCAATCGCTAGATGCCGCTGCGGTGAAATGCCGTCAGGCCGGTTTCAGCACGCTGATCCTCGGTGACCTCGAAGGCGAATCCCGTGAAGTGGCGAAAGTCCACGCCGGCATCGCCCGCCAGATCATCCATCACGGTCAGCCATTGGCAGCGCCGTGCGTGATTCTCTCCGGCGGCGAAACCACCGTGACCGTGCGCGGCAATGGCCGTGGCGGGCGCAACGCCGAATTTCTCCTGAGCCTCACCGACAGCCTCAAGGGCCAGCCCGGCGTCTATGCGCTGGCCGGTGACACCGACGGCATCGACGGTTCGGAAGACAACGCCGGCGCGATCATGACCCCGGACAGCTACGCCCGCGCCGCCGCACTCGGTTTGAGCGCCAGCGACGAGCTGGATAACAACAACGGCTACGGCTATTTCGCGGCGCTCGATGCGCTGATCGTCACCGAGCCGACCCGCACCAACGTCAACGACTTCCGCGCCATTCTGATCCTTGAGAGCTGCAAATCATGA
- a CDS encoding 2-hydroxy-3-oxopropionate reductase translates to MAKIGFIGTGIMGHPMASNLQKAGHSLFLSAHHDAAPADLVAAGAVALANPREVAQEAEFIIVMVPDTPQVDDVLFRADGVAAGLSKGKIVIDMSSISPTATKAFAAKINEKGAQYLDAPVSGGEVGAKAATLSIMIGGDADAFERALPLFQAMGKNITLVGGNGDGQTAKVANQIIVALNIQAVAEALLFASKNGADPAKVREALMGGFASSKILEVHGERMIKGTFDPGFRISLHQKDLNLALQGAKELNINLPNTANAQQVFSTCAAIGGSNWDHSALIKGLEHMANFSIRDNK, encoded by the coding sequence ATGGCTAAAATCGGATTTATCGGCACCGGCATCATGGGCCACCCAATGGCTTCGAACCTGCAGAAAGCCGGTCACAGCCTGTTCCTGTCGGCGCACCACGACGCCGCCCCTGCTGACCTGGTTGCCGCTGGCGCCGTCGCCCTGGCCAACCCGCGCGAAGTCGCGCAGGAAGCAGAATTCATCATCGTCATGGTCCCGGATACCCCACAGGTCGACGACGTACTGTTCCGCGCCGACGGCGTTGCCGCAGGCCTGAGCAAAGGCAAAATCGTCATCGACATGAGCTCGATCTCGCCGACCGCTACCAAAGCGTTCGCGGCGAAGATCAACGAGAAAGGCGCGCAATACCTCGACGCGCCGGTATCCGGTGGTGAAGTCGGCGCCAAAGCCGCGACCCTGAGCATCATGATCGGTGGCGACGCCGATGCCTTCGAACGCGCACTGCCGCTGTTCCAGGCCATGGGCAAGAACATCACCCTGGTCGGTGGCAATGGCGACGGTCAAACCGCCAAAGTCGCCAACCAGATCATCGTTGCGCTGAACATTCAGGCTGTCGCTGAAGCCCTGCTGTTCGCTTCGAAAAACGGTGCCGATCCAGCCAAGGTGCGTGAAGCACTGATGGGCGGTTTCGCTTCCTCGAAGATCCTTGAAGTGCACGGCGAGCGCATGATCAAAGGCACCTTCGATCCAGGCTTCCGCATCAGCCTGCACCAGAAGGACCTGAACCTGGCCCTGCAAGGCGCCAAGGAGCTGAACATCAACCTGCCGAACACCGCCAACGCCCAGCAAGTGTTCAGCACCTGCGCGGCCATCGGTGGCAGCAACTGGGACCACTCGGCGCTGATCAAAGGTCTGGAGCACATGGCCAACTTCTCGATTCGCGACAACAAATAA
- the hyi gene encoding hydroxypyruvate isomerase, with the protein MPRFAANLSMLFTEQDFLARFDAAAKAGFSGVEYLFPYDFSSAEIKAKLDANGLTQVLFNLPAGDWAKGERGIACLPDRVEEFRAGVDLAIAYAQVLGNTQINCLAGIRPQGVDDATVEKTFVANLKYAADKLQAAGIKLVMEAINTRDIPGFYLNNTAQALSIREQVGSANLFLQYDIYHMQIMEGDLARTLQSHLGEINHVQLADNPGRNEPGTGEINYRFLFEHLDRIGYQGWVGCEYKPLTTTEAGLGWLKTHNAI; encoded by the coding sequence ATGCCGCGTTTCGCAGCCAACCTGTCCATGCTGTTCACCGAACAGGATTTCCTTGCCCGTTTCGACGCCGCCGCCAAGGCTGGTTTCAGCGGTGTCGAGTACCTGTTCCCGTACGACTTCAGCTCCGCCGAAATCAAGGCCAAGCTCGATGCCAACGGTCTGACCCAAGTGCTGTTCAACCTGCCGGCCGGTGACTGGGCCAAGGGCGAACGCGGTATCGCGTGCTTGCCGGATCGTGTCGAAGAGTTCCGCGCCGGTGTCGATCTGGCCATCGCTTACGCACAAGTGCTGGGCAACACCCAGATCAACTGCCTGGCCGGTATCCGTCCGCAAGGCGTAGACGATGCCACCGTGGAAAAGACCTTCGTCGCCAACCTGAAATACGCCGCCGACAAGCTGCAGGCAGCGGGCATCAAACTGGTGATGGAAGCGATCAACACCCGCGACATCCCGGGCTTCTACCTGAACAACACGGCGCAAGCCCTGTCGATTCGCGAACAGGTCGGCAGCGCCAATCTGTTCCTGCAATACGACATCTATCACATGCAGATCATGGAAGGCGATCTGGCCCGCACCCTGCAATCGCACCTGGGCGAGATCAACCATGTGCAGCTCGCGGACAACCCAGGGCGCAACGAACCAGGCACCGGTGAGATCAACTACCGCTTCCTGTTCGAACACCTTGATCGCATCGGTTATCAGGGTTGGGTGGGCTGTGAATACAAGCCGCTGACCACCACCGAAGCAGGCCTGGGCTGGCTGAAAACCCACAACGCAATCTGA
- the gcl gene encoding glyoxylate carboligase produces MSKMRAIEAAVLVMRREGVDTAFGIPGAAINPLYSALQKVGGIDHVLARHVEGASHMAEGYTRTKAGNIGVCIGTSGPAGTDMVTGLYSASADSIPILCITGQAPRARMHKEDFQAVDITSIVKPVTKWATTVLEPGQVPYAFQKAFFEMRSGRPGPVLIDLPFDVQMAEIEFDIDAYQPLPLAKPTATRVQVEKALALLDQAERPLLVAGGGIINADASDLLVEFAELTGIPVIPTLMGWGTIPDDHPLMVGMVGLQTSHRYGNATMLKSDVVLGIGNRWANRHTGSVDVYTEGRKFIHVDIEGTQIGRVFTPDLGIVSDAAAALTVFIEVAREWQAAGKLKNRSAWLQDCQQRKASLHRKTHFDNVPVKPQRVYEEMNQVFGKDTCYVSTIGLSQIAGAQFLHVYKPRHWINCGQAGPLGWTIPAALGVVKADPNRKVVALSGDYDFQFMIEELAVGAQFKLPYIHVVVNNSYLGLIRQAQRGFEMDYCVQLSFDNLNAPELNGYGVDHVAVAEGLGCKALRVFEPSEIAPALRKAEQMIEEFKVPVIVEIILERVTNISMGTEINAVNEFEDLALVGNDAPTAISLLD; encoded by the coding sequence ATGAGCAAAATGAGAGCAATCGAAGCCGCCGTTCTGGTGATGCGCCGTGAAGGGGTTGATACCGCTTTTGGCATCCCGGGCGCTGCCATCAACCCGCTGTACTCCGCCTTGCAGAAAGTCGGTGGCATCGATCACGTCCTTGCTCGCCACGTTGAAGGCGCCTCGCACATGGCCGAGGGCTACACCCGCACCAAGGCCGGCAACATCGGCGTGTGCATCGGGACTTCCGGCCCTGCCGGTACCGACATGGTCACCGGGCTCTACAGCGCCTCGGCCGACTCGATTCCAATCCTCTGCATCACCGGCCAGGCACCCCGCGCCCGTATGCACAAGGAAGATTTCCAGGCTGTCGACATCACCAGCATCGTCAAGCCAGTCACCAAGTGGGCGACCACTGTTCTGGAACCGGGCCAAGTGCCTTATGCGTTCCAGAAAGCGTTCTTTGAAATGCGCTCCGGCCGTCCAGGCCCGGTGCTGATCGACCTGCCGTTCGACGTGCAGATGGCCGAGATCGAATTCGACATCGACGCCTACCAGCCGCTGCCATTGGCCAAGCCGACCGCAACTCGCGTTCAGGTCGAGAAAGCGTTGGCTTTGCTCGATCAGGCTGAGCGTCCATTGCTGGTTGCCGGCGGCGGCATCATCAACGCCGACGCCAGCGATCTGCTGGTTGAATTCGCTGAACTGACCGGCATCCCGGTGATCCCGACCCTGATGGGCTGGGGCACCATCCCTGACGATCACCCGTTGATGGTCGGCATGGTTGGTTTGCAGACTTCGCACCGTTACGGCAACGCGACCATGCTGAAATCCGACGTGGTGTTGGGGATCGGTAACCGTTGGGCCAACCGTCACACCGGTTCGGTTGACGTTTACACCGAAGGCCGCAAGTTCATTCACGTCGACATCGAAGGCACGCAGATCGGTCGTGTGTTCACGCCGGATCTGGGCATCGTTTCCGACGCCGCTGCAGCACTGACCGTGTTCATCGAAGTGGCCCGTGAATGGCAAGCCGCCGGCAAGCTGAAAAACCGCAGTGCCTGGCTGCAAGACTGCCAGCAGCGCAAAGCCAGCCTGCATCGCAAAACCCACTTCGATAACGTGCCGGTCAAACCACAGCGCGTTTACGAAGAAATGAACCAGGTGTTCGGCAAGGACACCTGCTACGTCAGCACCATTGGTCTGTCGCAGATTGCCGGCGCGCAGTTCCTGCACGTCTACAAGCCGCGTCACTGGATCAACTGTGGCCAGGCAGGCCCGTTGGGCTGGACCATTCCGGCAGCGCTGGGCGTGGTGAAGGCCGATCCGAACCGTAAAGTCGTGGCCCTGTCGGGGGACTATGACTTCCAGTTCATGATCGAAGAACTGGCGGTCGGCGCTCAGTTCAAACTGCCGTACATCCACGTCGTGGTGAACAACTCGTACCTGGGTCTGATCCGTCAGGCACAGCGCGGGTTCGAAATGGACTACTGCGTGCAGCTGTCCTTCGATAACCTGAACGCGCCGGAACTCAACGGTTACGGTGTTGACCACGTCGCAGTGGCTGAAGGCCTCGGCTGTAAGGCACTGCGTGTGTTCGAACCCTCGGAAATCGCCCCTGCCCTGCGCAAGGCCGAACAGATGATCGAAGAGTTCAAAGTGCCGGTGATCGTCGAGATCATTCTGGAGCGTGTGACCAACATCTCCATGGGTACCGAGATCAACGCCGTCAACGAATTCGAAGACCTGGCGCTGGTCGGCAACGATGCGCCAACGGCGATTTCGCTGCTTGATTAA
- a CDS encoding GlcG/HbpS family heme-binding protein, translating into MSALTLKVAVNLVNEAINTGRGINAAPLTIAVLDTGGHLIALQREDGASLLRPNIAIGKAWGAIALGKGSRLLALDAQQRPAFIAALNSMGQGSVVPAPGGVLIRDQAGNVLGAIGISGDLSDIDEQVAIRAVEALELRADAGVAA; encoded by the coding sequence ATGAGCGCTTTAACCTTGAAAGTCGCAGTCAACCTGGTCAACGAAGCCATCAATACAGGGCGGGGCATCAACGCCGCGCCGCTGACCATCGCGGTACTCGATACCGGCGGCCACCTGATCGCCCTGCAACGCGAAGACGGCGCCAGCCTGCTGCGTCCGAATATCGCCATTGGCAAAGCCTGGGGCGCCATCGCCCTCGGTAAAGGCTCGCGCCTGCTCGCACTGGACGCACAACAACGCCCGGCGTTTATTGCCGCGCTCAACAGCATGGGCCAGGGCAGCGTCGTGCCGGCGCCGGGTGGTGTGTTGATTCGGGATCAGGCGGGGAATGTGCTGGGCGCGATCGGGATTAGCGGGGATTTGTCGGATATTGATGAGCAGGTGGCGATCAGGGCGGTGGAGGCGCTGGAGTTGAGGGCGGATGCGGGGGTGGCTGCTTGA
- a CDS encoding REP-associated tyrosine transposase, which produces MLNLSASNRLRIGRYSEQNRIYLLTTNTAGRQPVFSDFALGRLVASQFHVAEEMGIASTLAWVVMPDHFHWLIELKRGSLGELMQRTKSLSTKAVKLATGRQTSLWQSGFHDRALRREDDLVKLARYVVANPLRAGLVKKLGDYPLWDAIWV; this is translated from the coding sequence ATGCTTAATCTATCTGCTTCAAATCGTTTGCGCATTGGTCGTTACTCCGAACAAAACCGCATCTACCTGCTGACAACCAATACGGCGGGAAGGCAGCCTGTTTTCAGCGACTTTGCACTGGGTCGATTGGTCGCCAGCCAATTTCACGTCGCAGAGGAAATGGGCATTGCCAGTACGTTGGCCTGGGTTGTCATGCCAGATCATTTTCATTGGCTGATTGAATTGAAGCGCGGTTCGCTCGGCGAGTTGATGCAGCGTACAAAATCCCTCAGCACCAAAGCCGTGAAGCTCGCGACGGGTCGACAGACCAGTCTTTGGCAATCAGGCTTTCATGATCGTGCATTGCGCAGAGAGGATGATCTGGTGAAGTTGGCTCGGTATGTCGTGGCTAACCCGTTGCGAGCTGGTTTGGTTAAGAAGCTTGGCGACTATCCGCTGTGGGATGCGATTTGGGTTTGA